The DNA sequence GGTTTTTACTGTAAAAGTTGTTCCAAACATAGGTTGATCTAAGTCTAGGATCTCGATTTTAAGGCTCCAGTTATTTCCGAATTGTTCTTCTAATGTTTCGAAAAGAGCGGCCGATTTAACGGATTCTTTTACGGCAGCGGTAAATTCTTCATCGGAGACTTTTGACATCCAGAAAGGTAATGTGGTTTTTCCACCTACCGATTCGTTAATGTAAATTTTATCTCCGACTTTTTTGGGTGCTTTATAGTCCGTTACTAACATCCCTTCTCTTGTAGCAGGGAATGCGCAGTTGAAGATAACTAAAGCGAAAGCTCCCAGGAAAACGATTGCTCGATTCATTTTTTGTCCTTATTGGGGTTAATTTAGAGTAGTATAATTTTCTAAAGCACGTAACGGTCAAATATTTTAGAAATAAGGAATGAATTGCTTTATAAGTATATAAATAAGTTCCCCTTATCCCATTTGGGGTAATTGGAGAAAGATACGAACATAAAAAAGCCGCGAGTGAACCCGCGGCTTTTCTTTTAGCTCTTTATGCTAAACTTTGATCACTGACTAGTAGTAGAAGAACCTGACGGAATCGCATTACTTGTACAGTTAATATCACCTTTGATAGAAACAGTAGGACCATTTGCAGTATTCGTATTATAACATTTTAAACCATCTTGTGTATAACACATACTGGAGGAAGTAGCCGAAGTACAATTGATAAAGTCCGTAGTATAACATTGGGTCAAAGCTAGACCTGCAGATCCGGTATTTACTTTGTTTCCTACTAAATCCAAGGTAACTGTTAAGTAGGAGAGGGCTTGGGTACTAGAAGTTCCAGTATCCACAGGTACTCCACTTCCCCCCCAGAAAATTTTTCCGTAGTTAGCAACGACCGGTGCCACTCCCAAAGCAGGAAGTCCAGAGAAGGAAAATCCTTGCTGCGCATCCACTGTCCCTTGGTTTTGAGTAGCATCGTAAACAAATTTCAAGGTTACGAAAGCTCCTGTAGTAAAATACATCCTTGAGTTGATTGTAAATAAATTGGTGGTGGAACCTGTACTTGTAGTGGTTCCGGTAGTAGTTCCGGTTCCGGAACTTGAATACGGAGTTGCAGTTCCACAGTTCGAAGTTTTATCCTTATCAATTTCTCCCTGGATGGGGAAGGTGGAACCGTCGGTTCCAGTAACAGTAAGATCTACTTTATTAGTATCACCAGTATTGCAGGATATGAGCACTGCGACCGTGGCGATTAGGCCGATAAATGCAGGGAATAATTTGGAAATAAACGGTTTGGAGAACGCCATAATTCTAATATCTATCTTCGGAAAATCATGGTCAAGAATGAAATCTTGGGAACGAAAACTCGACCAGCTGGGCCTTAGACCCTGAAAACTATCCGGAAGGTTCCGCCATTGAGTTGACTTACGTTCTATTTTAGTTTTCGATCGTCCTCCTGATGAACGTAAGGGCCGAATCTTATTCAGATTATAAACCAGGTGTTTTAGAAAAATGGGGCATTAAAATTCTCCGGAATTATGTCAATGAGGAGAAGGAAGAAGAAAAAACTCTTGGACCAAGCCCTGACTTCTTCCCCAAAAGTACTAGGATTATACGTTGGGCTTCTTTCTTAGGATTGCAGATCGGATTTTGGACTACCTATTTTATCATCTTAGTAGAGAAATTTTTTCCTGAATCGCCTGAAGTATTCTCTCCAGAATTTATCGAAAAATGGAGCTATGCAGGAGCGGCACTCGCTATCGGGACAATCATAGAATTTTATCTTCTTTATAAATTAGGACTATGGGCCGCGTATAAACTCACAAAACTTTCAGGCATTCAATTGGAAGAAGATCCTGATCTTGTAACTGGAAACGCAAATCTACTTTCTAGAATGGCGCTGGAAATTCCGGATCCTGATTTAAAACTTCTAGGAATAGATCCACTAAGGCTCACGGATAAAAGAAGTTTGCTGATAAGAACATTCTTCTATAAAACAAAAGTTTTACTTTCTAACTTAATCGCAAAGATAGTCCTCCGAAAAATTTTAGCGAGAAATTCTTTACGTGTCTATGCAGACTATGTGGCTGCTCCTATCACTGCGATCTGGGACGGAGTAGTCATGTATTTGATCTTAAAAGAGCTTAGGATTAGATTACTTTCCAGGATCATTGCAAAAGAAGTCACAGACGAAATATTAAAAAATAGGGATAAACTTAGTAAAGAAGGGAAGATTGCATTTTTAGCCGCGGTCGGGAACTCAGTAGTATTCACCCAAATATTCCATCCTAATCTGGAATATATGTTGATCAAAATGCATAAAGGATTCGGTTTAAATTCTCATGATGGATCTTTGGACGATCTGGATACATTCGGAAGTTTGGTCTCCCAATTATCCAAGGAAGAAAAGAAGGCATGCTTGCGGTTATTATGTATCGCATGTTCCTTCGACGGAAAACTTTCTTCGTTCGAAACAAAACATATTAAACGAATTCTGGGAGAAGAAGCAAAAGAGAATTTAGACTCAATTCGAATTCTTTCCGAGTATATCCGAAAAGGGAATTTAGAAGCTTGCAGAGAAAGGAGTCGCTTATTTTCCTAGAAGACGGACTAGGTAGATCGATTTAGCCAAGGGAGAATTCGAGTTTGAAAATTTATCACTATGACTCAATTCCAGATGTAAAAGAAATAGGAGATGGAATTTTTAAAACGGAGATCCCTCAGCCGTTTTATGCACCCAATAATATTTATATCCTTCCCGATGGAGAACCTGCACTTATAGATTCAGGTTATCTTGCTAATTTGGGAATGCTCCAAAGAGCACTTCGTAAAATCGGACTTAGTTTAAATAAGATCAAACATATCTTTTATACTCATAATCATTTGGATCATCTTAGTGCAGTTCTCACGATCCGTTATTATACTGATGCAAAACTATATGCGATGAAAGGAATGGCGTCCGGGATCGGAAACTATTTGGAACATGTGGAAATGTTCAATAGAGCGTCCAAACGTTTGGTGTACAAAGGTCATAGGGTTCCGGAAGATCGCAAAAGGGAACTAGCAAGGATAGAAGAAGGAAATCTAAACTTAAGAAATACATTAAGTAGAGGAACTCGTATCGACCCTGTTTTAAAATTTGATATAGAATTAGAAGAAGGAGACGTGATCCACGCCGGCGGAAGAGATATAGGTTTTTTACATACTCCAGGCCATAATCTTTGGCATCTTACTCCTTATATCTTGGAGGAGAATATATTTTTCACGGGCGATCTCGTCCTACAAAACATATCTTCCATATATGCTGAGATAGACGGAAACCTAGAAGATTATTATCGTTCCTTAGAAAGAATTTCAAAGATGAGTATTCGTAGATTATTACCTGCCCATGGACCGGAGCCTGAATCCCCTCAAAAGGCAATTAAACTTCTTCATAAAACATTGCAGATCTTAGAAAGAGGTGTGATCCGTAGGCTTAAGGAAAAAGAATACGATCTTTCTTCCTTAACTTTGGAAGCAATGGGGGAGAAGGTCGCTAATTCAGGATATTATAATACTGCGATGGCCATCTTACATTCTATGGTTCGTAAGTTTATAGATAAGGGTTGGGTGGAAATTATAGAAACGGAACCACCTTACGAAACTTACCGCTGGATCGCGGAGTCAGAGGCACACAGTTAAATTTCAGGTATAACTTCTCCGAAAAATCGTGTTTCTTTGATCTTTAAATTATAGGCTTTGATAAACAAAAGTTCTAGGTTGACCACATCTTCTTTATTATATTTTAAAAGAAGATCCAATGCGTCTTGGTCATCGTACTGAACATACTGCCACCATAATCGAACTGCGTCTGCACCATTGACCTCATAAGGAAGATCCCTTTTAATACCTAAGGCCTTTTCGCAACCTTTCAAACCACCTTTGATCCCGAGACTCCTAAGAATATACATTAGATCCAAATGACGGTTCTTGAATTTTTTGCTGAATTCTCTTTCTAAAAAAGGAACATCGAATGCTGCACCGTTATAAGTTACAAAAACATGAGAAGAAGAAAGTTCTTCCGGAAAATCATCCATATTCCTTCCTCTAAGATATGTTTTGAAATCTTTACCATCGTAAGTTCCTACAACAGTTACAAAGTCACCACTTCCTAAACCGGAAGTTTCAATATCTAAGTAGAGAAGATTTTCCCTGATGATAGGGAATAGTCTCCATTTTTGTTGGCTTGGTAGAGCGAAGAAAAAATAATCCCAATTCTTTCTATTCATTTCCTTTCTGGAAAAATCCAAAGAGTCCAAAAGTAATCTGGAATGCATATCGGATGGGGATTTTACTTTTTCTTTTAATACTTCCCTGAATTCGTCCCAATGAAGAATTCCTTGGT is a window from the Leptospira andrefontaineae genome containing:
- a CDS encoding LBF_2804 family protein — protein: MNVRAESYSDYKPGVLEKWGIKILRNYVNEEKEEEKTLGPSPDFFPKSTRIIRWASFLGLQIGFWTTYFIILVEKFFPESPEVFSPEFIEKWSYAGAALAIGTIIEFYLLYKLGLWAAYKLTKLSGIQLEEDPDLVTGNANLLSRMALEIPDPDLKLLGIDPLRLTDKRSLLIRTFFYKTKVLLSNLIAKIVLRKILARNSLRVYADYVAAPITAIWDGVVMYLILKELRIRLLSRIIAKEVTDEILKNRDKLSKEGKIAFLAAVGNSVVFTQIFHPNLEYMLIKMHKGFGLNSHDGSLDDLDTFGSLVSQLSKEEKKACLRLLCIACSFDGKLSSFETKHIKRILGEEAKENLDSIRILSEYIRKGNLEACRERSRLFS
- a CDS encoding ribonuclease H-like domain-containing protein: MLEHTFCHLPGIDVIEEGKLWDQGILHWDEFREVLKEKVKSPSDMHSRLLLDSLDFSRKEMNRKNWDYFFFALPSQQKWRLFPIIRENLLYLDIETSGLGSGDFVTVVGTYDGKDFKTYLRGRNMDDFPEELSSSHVFVTYNGAAFDVPFLEREFSKKFKNRHLDLMYILRSLGIKGGLKGCEKALGIKRDLPYEVNGADAVRLWWQYVQYDDQDALDLLLKYNKEDVVNLELLFIKAYNLKIKETRFFGEVIPEI
- a CDS encoding LIC10920 family plasminogen-binding lipoprotein; this encodes MAFSKPFISKLFPAFIGLIATVAVLISCNTGDTNKVDLTVTGTDGSTFPIQGEIDKDKTSNCGTATPYSSSGTGTTTGTTTSTGSTTNLFTINSRMYFTTGAFVTLKFVYDATQNQGTVDAQQGFSFSGLPALGVAPVVANYGKIFWGGSGVPVDTGTSSTQALSYLTVTLDLVGNKVNTGSAGLALTQCYTTDFINCTSATSSSMCYTQDGLKCYNTNTANGPTVSIKGDINCTSNAIPSGSSTTSQ
- a CDS encoding MBL fold metallo-hydrolase, whose product is MKIYHYDSIPDVKEIGDGIFKTEIPQPFYAPNNIYILPDGEPALIDSGYLANLGMLQRALRKIGLSLNKIKHIFYTHNHLDHLSAVLTIRYYTDAKLYAMKGMASGIGNYLEHVEMFNRASKRLVYKGHRVPEDRKRELARIEEGNLNLRNTLSRGTRIDPVLKFDIELEEGDVIHAGGRDIGFLHTPGHNLWHLTPYILEENIFFTGDLVLQNISSIYAEIDGNLEDYYRSLERISKMSIRRLLPAHGPEPESPQKAIKLLHKTLQILERGVIRRLKEKEYDLSSLTLEAMGEKVANSGYYNTAMAILHSMVRKFIDKGWVEIIETEPPYETYRWIAESEAHS